A single genomic interval of Seriola aureovittata isolate HTS-2021-v1 ecotype China chromosome 10, ASM2101889v1, whole genome shotgun sequence harbors:
- the pex11a gene encoding peroxisomal membrane protein 11A yields MDAVVKFTSQSQGRDRILRATQYACALSIYLLRDNSERKDLVAKLKSLEANMSAGRKLFRLGNTVNSIEAAKRTMQLSDRVLCLCLTAANFNRALYFICDNLLWARGVGLIRDIDKERWSLNASRCYFLSLVMNLTRDVYLVLQLMMQRARDKHFRQKMDQHLSESPELAESVIPQLDALLFLLLESLKSHPAVALDTVKNICDLFIPLDRLGIYRSNAGVVGFCGLISSLIGIVTLTQPKLRIKP; encoded by the exons ATGGACGCGGTTGTAAAATTCACAAGTCAAAGTCAAGGAAGAGACCGCATTTTAAG AGCAACCCAATATGCGTGTGCACTGTCGATATATCTACTCCGAGACAACTCGGAAAGAAAGGACCTTGTGGCAAAACTTAAAAGTCTGGAAGCCAACATGAGTGCAGGACGAAAAT TGTTCAGGCTGGGAAACACAGTAAATTCCATTGAGGCTGCTAAGCGAACCATGCAACTCTCTGACCGAGTGCTGTGCCTGTGCCTTACTGCGGCCAACTTCAACCGCGCCCTCTACTTTATCTGTGACAATCTACTTTGGGCCAGAGGTGTCGGTCTTATCCGCGATATCGACAAGGAACGTTGGAGCCTAAACGCCTCTCGCTGTTACTTCCTCTCGCTAGTTATGAATCTGACCAGAGACGTTTACCTGGTCCTCCAGTTAATGATGCAGAGAGCAAGAGATAAGCATTTTAGACAGAAAATGGATCAGCATCTCAGTGAGAGTCCTGAGCTGGCTGAATCTGTCATTCCTCAGCTGGATGCTTTGCTCTTTTTGCTTTTGGAGAGTCTAAAATCACACCCGGCTGTTGCTTTGGACACGGTGAAAAACATTTGTGATCTCTTCATTCCCTTAGACAGGTTGGGTATTTACCGGTCAAATGCAGGAGTGGTTGGATTTTGCGGCCTGATATCCTCACTGATTGGGATTGTAACCCTCACACAGCCCAAGTTGAGAATCAAACCATGA